A window from Longimicrobiales bacterium encodes these proteins:
- a CDS encoding amidohydrolase family protein — protein sequence MPEPAAWRYQKITKPMFDLPTPHLVLTGRVLTMVGDVIEDGYVELLEGKIVAVGPRADLEAGSALVEETGGTLMPGLINSHAHLNWDGIHDLARQSMDDPRPISAFKAAGNMLKSLRAGVTMVRDLGFHEMNLFSKQAVEQGIFPGPRLKVCGAAIIQTGGHTYWVCKEASGADEMRRAVREQVKGGADLIKIMACHDTLEFTDEELHAVIDEAHRNGLPITAHATYDACIERVARFGVDCIEHGGSMSDATVALLLENEIPVVTTFAPLVQQSQPDIARRFGIPEWKIEERQKAVANPDRYEGLVKAARAGVSIVFGTDAGSPAVEHDVIAPELAHMVKVGVCTDNMDALASITVRAARLSKMDHLVGTLEVGKAADLIVVDGRPDHDLSNLECVTTTFVGGRRMYG from the coding sequence ATGCCGGAACCCGCTGCCTGGCGTTATCAGAAAATCACCAAGCCCATGTTCGACCTTCCGACCCCGCACCTAGTGCTCACGGGACGGGTGCTGACCATGGTGGGGGACGTCATCGAAGACGGATACGTGGAGCTACTGGAGGGCAAGATCGTGGCGGTCGGTCCCCGGGCCGACTTGGAGGCGGGGTCCGCATTAGTGGAGGAGACCGGTGGTACTCTGATGCCGGGCCTCATCAATAGCCACGCGCACCTGAATTGGGACGGCATTCACGATCTCGCTCGCCAATCGATGGACGACCCTCGTCCGATCTCGGCGTTCAAGGCAGCCGGAAACATGCTAAAGAGCTTACGAGCCGGCGTCACGATGGTCCGAGACCTAGGGTTCCACGAGATGAACCTTTTCTCCAAGCAGGCAGTGGAACAGGGGATTTTTCCGGGACCGAGACTGAAGGTCTGCGGGGCTGCCATCATCCAGACGGGAGGGCATACCTACTGGGTCTGCAAGGAGGCCAGCGGTGCGGACGAGATGCGCCGGGCGGTTCGGGAACAGGTCAAAGGAGGAGCAGACCTCATCAAGATCATGGCTTGCCACGACACCCTCGAGTTCACCGACGAGGAGCTGCACGCCGTCATCGACGAGGCACATCGCAACGGCCTTCCCATTACCGCGCACGCCACCTACGACGCCTGCATTGAGCGAGTAGCCCGCTTCGGGGTGGACTGCATTGAGCACGGAGGGTCCATGTCGGACGCCACCGTGGCACTACTCCTGGAGAATGAGATCCCAGTGGTCACGACCTTCGCGCCCCTCGTACAGCAGAGCCAACCCGACATCGCGCGCCGCTTCGGGATTCCTGAGTGGAAAATCGAAGAACGACAAAAGGCGGTGGCCAACCCGGATCGGTATGAGGGGCTGGTGAAGGCTGCCCGCGCAGGTGTCTCCATCGTCTTCGGGACCGACGCAGGGAGTCCGGCGGTCGAGCATGACGTCATTGCACCGGAACTCGCCCATATGGTGAAGGTCGGAGTGTGCACGGACAATATGGATGCCCTGGCGTCCATCACCGTTCGTGCAGCCCGGCTCTCGAAGATGGATCACTTAGTGGGTACGCTTGAGGTCGGGAAGGCGGCCGACCTCATCGTGGTCGATGGCCGTCCGGACCACGATCTGAGCAACCTAGAGTGCGTAACGACGACCTTCGTCGGTGGCCGAAGAATGTACGGATGA
- a CDS encoding DUF885 family protein: MLAATRHIPLQHAQVLLMIVLSVWVLPGAIRAQTLDHPPQEGVVADVPSLDDLMSFANGQSDLRVALERYAEDRAALHRRYDVEFSPTLRARMRLFYRGWQSRLEELDFEALNHEGQADYVMLSNRLVFELETLDAEERFTAEMAPLIPFAPVITELQERRRDREPIVGRAAAQTLDDLADEVEALTSTLRSSSSGEPSRAERVSAFRAANHLGSLRRTLRDWYTYYSGYDPLFTWWAETAYIRADEAIAAHVDVIREDLAGILGSDQDPIIGDPIGAEGLRAHLAHEMIPYAAEELIAIGYAELAWCEEQLLIASREMGYGDNWQGAQEAVKELAVPPGGKPEVIRQLANQSLTFIEESGTITLPPLAAEIWRMQMMTPERQLINPFFTGGEVLSVSYPTNTMGHDLKLMSMRGNNPHFNRATVHHELIPGHHLQGFMSDRFNGHRNMFRTPFWGEGWAVYWEMLLWDQGFTRGPEDKIGMLFWRMHRAARIIFSLSFHLEQMTPQEAIDFLVERVGHEYANAEAEVRRSFQSTYSPLYQVGYMMGALQFRALYEELVDSGQMTAREYHDAVLLGGRMPVEMVRARLTGQEIDRDHQASWRFYGDPLGGRDQ; this comes from the coding sequence ATGCTTGCTGCGACTCGCCACATCCCGCTGCAGCACGCCCAAGTGCTGCTCATGATCGTCCTCTCGGTATGGGTACTCCCTGGCGCGATCCGCGCACAAACGCTCGACCATCCGCCGCAGGAAGGAGTCGTCGCCGACGTTCCGTCGCTTGATGACCTCATGTCGTTCGCGAACGGCCAGAGTGATCTCCGGGTGGCTCTGGAGCGCTACGCCGAGGACCGCGCCGCACTGCACCGGAGGTACGACGTCGAGTTCTCTCCGACCCTGCGGGCACGCATGCGACTCTTCTACCGAGGATGGCAGTCCCGGCTCGAGGAGCTCGACTTCGAGGCCCTGAACCACGAGGGGCAGGCTGACTACGTGATGTTGAGCAACCGCTTGGTCTTCGAACTCGAGACGCTGGATGCCGAAGAGCGCTTCACTGCGGAGATGGCTCCGTTGATTCCGTTCGCGCCGGTCATCACCGAATTGCAGGAGCGTCGACGAGATCGAGAGCCGATCGTGGGTCGGGCTGCGGCGCAGACCCTGGACGATCTGGCGGACGAGGTCGAGGCCCTCACTTCGACGCTGCGGTCTTCCTCGTCGGGCGAGCCCTCGCGAGCCGAGCGAGTCTCAGCGTTTCGAGCTGCCAATCATCTGGGCTCGCTTCGCCGCACCCTCCGGGACTGGTACACCTACTACTCCGGCTACGACCCTCTTTTCACATGGTGGGCCGAGACGGCGTACATCAGAGCGGACGAGGCGATCGCAGCGCACGTCGACGTCATCCGGGAAGATCTCGCGGGAATCCTGGGCAGCGATCAGGACCCCATCATCGGAGACCCCATCGGTGCCGAGGGCCTGCGAGCGCATCTCGCACACGAGATGATCCCCTATGCGGCCGAAGAGCTGATCGCGATCGGCTATGCCGAGCTCGCGTGGTGTGAGGAGCAGCTCCTCATCGCCTCCCGTGAGATGGGATACGGCGACAACTGGCAGGGTGCTCAGGAGGCGGTGAAGGAGCTCGCGGTGCCTCCGGGCGGGAAGCCGGAAGTGATTCGGCAGCTCGCGAACCAGTCGCTCACCTTCATTGAGGAGAGCGGAACGATCACGCTCCCACCGCTCGCCGCCGAGATCTGGCGCATGCAGATGATGACGCCGGAGCGGCAGCTCATCAATCCGTTCTTCACGGGGGGAGAAGTGCTCAGTGTGTCGTATCCTACGAACACGATGGGGCACGACCTCAAGCTCATGAGCATGCGGGGCAACAACCCCCATTTCAACCGCGCGACCGTGCATCACGAGCTGATTCCGGGGCACCACCTGCAGGGCTTCATGAGTGATCGCTTCAACGGTCACCGCAACATGTTCCGCACACCGTTCTGGGGTGAGGGATGGGCCGTGTACTGGGAGATGCTCCTCTGGGATCAGGGGTTTACGCGCGGTCCGGAAGACAAGATCGGCATGCTCTTCTGGCGCATGCACCGGGCGGCCCGGATCATCTTCTCGCTCTCCTTCCACCTAGAGCAGATGACGCCCCAGGAAGCCATCGACTTCCTGGTGGAGCGGGTTGGTCACGAGTACGCAAACGCGGAGGCCGAGGTGCGCCGGTCTTTCCAGAGCACGTACTCACCTCTCTACCAGGTCGGCTACATGATGGGCGCGTTGCAGTTCAGGGCGCTTTACGAGGAGCTCGTCGATTCAGGGCAGATGACCGCGCGCGAGTACCACGACGCGGTGCTGCTCGGCGGTCGCATGCCGGTCGAGATGGTGCGGGCGCGTCTTACCGGCCAGGAAATCGATCGCGACCACCAGGCTTCGTGGCGCTTTTACGGCGACCCGCTGGGTGGACGTGACCAGTAG
- a CDS encoding ABC transporter ATP-binding protein — translation MKSPPLLEVRDLQTSFSLGGREPLVAVDAIGFTVDHGETLAVVGESGSGKSVTALSIMRLLPPRVGQITGGSIRLGDREITTLSEEEMRAIRGQEIGMIFQEPMTSLNPVHTVGVQIAEVLIEHEGLTAPEARERAIALIETVGISEPMRRVDNYPHEMSGGMRQRAMIAMALACRPSILIADEPTTALDVTIQAQILDLMEELQARLGMALIFITHDLSVVAQMAKRVVVMYAGQVVEAGPVAEIFSNPKMPYTAGLIASIPRLGSSRRGQRLPTIPGHVPSLSERPSGCRFSTRCRHVQPDCRAGSPPLEQVSDGREVRCLRWRDLDLTSEGAS, via the coding sequence ATGAAGTCGCCACCCTTGTTGGAGGTGCGCGACCTCCAGACAAGCTTCAGCCTCGGCGGACGTGAGCCGCTGGTCGCTGTAGATGCGATCGGGTTTACGGTGGACCATGGAGAGACACTCGCCGTCGTTGGCGAGAGCGGGTCGGGCAAGTCGGTGACGGCGCTCTCCATCATGCGCCTGCTTCCGCCCAGGGTGGGACAGATCACCGGAGGATCGATCCGGCTCGGAGACCGAGAAATCACCACGCTATCTGAGGAAGAGATGCGCGCCATTCGCGGCCAGGAGATCGGGATGATCTTCCAGGAGCCGATGACGAGCCTAAACCCGGTGCACACCGTGGGCGTACAGATCGCCGAAGTGCTCATCGAACACGAAGGGCTCACTGCCCCGGAGGCCCGGGAGCGGGCTATCGCCCTGATTGAGACCGTCGGCATTTCAGAGCCGATGCGGCGCGTCGACAACTATCCCCACGAGATGTCGGGAGGAATGCGCCAGCGCGCCATGATCGCCATGGCGCTGGCGTGTCGTCCGAGTATCCTCATCGCCGACGAGCCGACGACCGCTCTCGACGTCACCATCCAGGCTCAAATCTTGGATCTCATGGAAGAGCTCCAGGCCCGGCTCGGGATGGCGCTCATCTTCATTACGCACGACTTGAGCGTAGTGGCTCAGATGGCAAAGCGGGTCGTGGTCATGTACGCCGGACAAGTCGTGGAGGCCGGTCCAGTGGCGGAGATCTTCAGCAACCCCAAAATGCCCTACACCGCCGGACTCATAGCATCGATTCCCCGGCTGGGCAGCTCGAGACGGGGCCAACGCCTCCCAACCATTCCCGGGCACGTCCCCTCGCTTTCGGAACGTCCGTCCGGTTGCCGATTCTCCACCCGATGCCGCCACGTACAGCCTGACTGCAGAGCCGGGTCTCCCCCCCTTGAACAGGTCTCCGACGGACGCGAGGTGCGGTGCCTGCGTTGGCGTGATCTGGACCTGACTTCGGAAGGTGCTTCGTGA
- a CDS encoding ABC transporter permease: protein MNWQDVWTLYRRELRSAFRERTIVVNSILMPVFLYPVMMWVMFTGLMFVSGLADRAHSRVVLLDAPRNHPVLMDTLENRENVELRDQITAESAVSLIRNGELDALVEFAPPGAEGDELADNFQVAISYDRAVERSRRASDRIEAIVDNYREEWVDSEAAELGIAGADREQFRIVQENVSSDEQMGALLLGKMIPLFLVLMVALGCFIPAIDSTAGERERSTWETLMTVSASRLSVVTAKYLYVATVGIIAGVLNVTAVFLSLGAIMAPLLAEAGDQFQFTLPFLALPVMIVAAISLALFFAAAMMILASFAQSFKDGQAMAMPVYWLALLPFVLGQQTDRTLTPVIAAIPVANAAMMIRDAINGVFLWPLIAETLVVLLVMVALCLMLARMVLQFEDLLMGSFDGSFWRFAKERLLNRNGKKTAGAKQGVV from the coding sequence GTGAACTGGCAGGATGTCTGGACCCTGTACCGTCGAGAGCTTCGCTCTGCATTTCGCGAGCGGACGATCGTGGTGAACAGCATCCTCATGCCGGTCTTCCTATATCCGGTCATGATGTGGGTGATGTTCACGGGACTGATGTTCGTGTCCGGCCTGGCCGATCGCGCGCACTCCCGTGTGGTGCTCCTCGATGCGCCACGCAATCATCCGGTTCTGATGGATACGTTGGAGAATCGGGAAAACGTCGAGCTTCGCGACCAGATCACCGCGGAATCTGCGGTCTCGCTCATACGAAACGGCGAACTCGACGCGCTCGTGGAGTTCGCACCGCCTGGTGCGGAGGGCGACGAGCTCGCTGACAACTTTCAGGTCGCCATCTCGTACGACCGCGCCGTGGAGCGCAGCCGAAGGGCGAGCGACCGGATCGAGGCCATCGTCGACAACTACCGAGAGGAGTGGGTCGACTCCGAGGCCGCTGAACTCGGCATCGCTGGTGCGGACCGCGAGCAGTTCCGGATCGTGCAGGAAAACGTATCGAGCGACGAACAGATGGGTGCGCTCCTCCTCGGCAAGATGATCCCGCTCTTCCTGGTCCTCATGGTGGCGCTCGGTTGCTTCATCCCGGCAATCGACAGCACTGCCGGAGAGCGAGAGCGCTCGACGTGGGAAACGTTGATGACGGTCTCCGCGTCCCGGTTGAGCGTCGTGACGGCCAAGTACCTCTATGTCGCGACCGTGGGAATCATAGCCGGGGTGCTCAACGTCACAGCGGTGTTCCTGTCGCTCGGCGCGATCATGGCCCCCCTACTCGCCGAGGCGGGCGATCAGTTCCAGTTCACGCTGCCGTTCCTCGCCCTGCCCGTGATGATCGTCGCCGCGATTTCTCTGGCGCTCTTCTTCGCGGCCGCGATGATGATTCTTGCCTCGTTCGCGCAGAGTTTTAAGGACGGACAGGCCATGGCGATGCCGGTCTATTGGCTCGCTCTCCTGCCCTTCGTGCTGGGTCAACAGACGGATCGGACCCTGACGCCTGTGATCGCTGCGATCCCGGTCGCCAACGCGGCGATGATGATCCGTGACGCGATCAACGGGGTCTTCCTGTGGCCACTCATCGCTGAGACGCTCGTCGTCCTGCTGGTGATGGTGGCGCTTTGCCTCATGCTCGCCCGCATGGTGCTTCAGTTCGAGGACCTGCTCATGGGCTCTTTCGACGGGAGCTTCTGGCGCTTCGCGAAGGAGCGCCTTCTGAATCGGAACGGCAAGAAGACCGCCGGGGCCAAACAAGGAGTTGTCTGA
- a CDS encoding ABC transporter ATP-binding protein, translating to MENAMVRVEGLQKSFWDESRGEVHAVDGIDFDCRPGEVFGLLGANGAGKTTTLRMLATILKPTGGRASLNGHDVLAEPEAVRRSLGFFSASTALYPRLTGRETLEFFARINQYPPDRVAERVESLIDRFGIAEYANARVEKLSSGMKQKISIARTIAHDPPILIFDEPTVGLDVMAAIEMQRVVGELRDEGKTVIFSTHIMSEAEKLCDRIGIIHRGRILALGTLDEHRQATGQHYLEDIFVHYVAATGAGGGAAAAIGAPGPGESGQ from the coding sequence ATGGAAAACGCCATGGTCCGCGTCGAGGGACTGCAGAAGTCCTTCTGGGACGAGTCTCGAGGAGAGGTCCACGCTGTCGACGGCATCGACTTCGACTGTCGACCCGGGGAGGTCTTCGGGCTCCTCGGGGCCAACGGCGCCGGCAAGACGACGACCCTCCGAATGCTCGCGACGATTCTGAAGCCCACCGGCGGGAGAGCTTCGCTCAATGGTCACGACGTGCTCGCCGAGCCGGAAGCGGTTCGCCGCTCGCTGGGTTTCTTCTCCGCGTCGACGGCGCTCTATCCGCGGCTGACCGGCCGAGAGACCCTCGAGTTCTTCGCCCGAATCAATCAGTACCCGCCGGACCGCGTGGCTGAGCGCGTCGAGTCTCTCATCGATCGATTCGGGATCGCCGAATATGCCAACGCCCGTGTGGAGAAACTGTCGAGTGGAATGAAGCAGAAGATCTCCATCGCGCGGACGATCGCTCACGATCCACCCATCCTCATTTTTGATGAGCCGACGGTGGGACTGGACGTGATGGCCGCGATCGAAATGCAGCGTGTCGTCGGCGAACTCCGCGATGAGGGGAAGACGGTCATATTCTCGACACACATCATGAGTGAGGCCGAAAAATTGTGTGACCGGATCGGCATCATCCATCGGGGTCGGATTCTCGCGCTAGGAACCCTCGACGAGCACCGACAGGCGACGGGTCAGCACTACCTGGAGGACATCTTCGTGCACTACGTCGCGGCCACGGGCGCAGGTGGTGGCGCAGCAGCGGCGATCGGTGCGCCCGGCCCCGGAGAATCCGGTCAGTGA
- a CDS encoding Ldh family oxidoreductase: MTAVTGESLGVFVVEVLRAMGLPEEEAEIFGGALLFSELRFHPGHGQGVKKLRRYGERFARGLVDPSAPWEPVKESPALALVDAHNGIGTVAAARGMRLAIEKAKVCGIGQVVVRNSTHFGSSAVHACLAADEGCIGIALTNAGPEMAPWGAREGAVGTNPWGIAAPTGLGFPAVLDIALTTAGKGMMTWNAQEGRSMPLDWALTPEGEETDDPSAAMAGALLGIGRYKGYGLAFMTDVLTGVIAGGGYGLTPYSVEGKMDVSHTLIALDIDWFMPLEEFRKRMDDFASMVKSRALRPGFDEILIPGEQEARRVARKSAAGVPLENGALDDLRVLGAELGVTAEIVVVGPWEDATL, translated from the coding sequence ATGACCGCAGTGACCGGAGAGAGTCTCGGCGTGTTCGTTGTCGAAGTCCTTCGGGCGATGGGACTCCCTGAGGAGGAGGCCGAGATCTTTGGTGGTGCCCTCCTCTTCTCCGAACTCCGCTTCCACCCCGGCCACGGCCAGGGGGTCAAGAAGCTGAGGCGCTACGGCGAGCGGTTCGCACGAGGGCTCGTGGACCCCTCCGCGCCGTGGGAACCGGTAAAGGAGAGCCCCGCACTGGCCTTGGTCGATGCCCACAACGGAATCGGCACGGTCGCCGCCGCCCGAGGCATGCGCCTGGCCATCGAGAAGGCCAAGGTATGCGGAATCGGACAGGTAGTGGTCCGGAATTCCACACACTTCGGCTCAAGTGCCGTACATGCATGCCTGGCGGCAGACGAGGGATGCATAGGCATCGCCCTCACCAACGCCGGGCCCGAGATGGCACCATGGGGTGCACGGGAAGGTGCCGTGGGCACGAATCCTTGGGGAATCGCCGCACCCACCGGACTCGGGTTCCCAGCAGTGCTCGACATCGCCCTTACTACGGCCGGAAAGGGCATGATGACCTGGAATGCCCAAGAGGGGCGCTCCATGCCGCTGGACTGGGCGCTCACGCCCGAGGGGGAAGAGACGGACGATCCGAGCGCCGCCATGGCCGGAGCCCTGCTGGGTATCGGACGTTACAAAGGCTATGGGCTGGCGTTTATGACCGACGTGCTCACCGGTGTCATCGCCGGAGGCGGGTACGGTCTCACGCCGTACTCCGTCGAGGGGAAAATGGACGTGAGTCACACACTGATCGCCCTTGATATCGATTGGTTCATGCCGCTCGAGGAATTCCGGAAACGGATGGACGACTTCGCGTCGATGGTAAAGTCCAGAGCCCTTCGACCGGGCTTCGATGAAATCCTCATCCCTGGGGAGCAGGAAGCTAGACGCGTCGCCCGAAAGTCCGCGGCCGGAGTCCCTTTGGAGAACGGAGCACTCGACGACCTCCGAGTTCTGGGAGCAGAGCTCGGCGTCACCGCGGAAATCGTCGTCGTGGGCCCGTGGGAGGACGCAACGCTTTGA
- a CDS encoding M24 family metallopeptidase, producing MKPLPSSFYDNVRQRLRERAQGNRLDGLLLLGAGNVGYATGWHFSVNERPMGLWLPVDGAALLLVPHLELENAMEVPGVEVRTYDEFPGERPPVLWMIEEAGAKQIAVDRLDANLLAPARASLTRLDLVDHAKPERAVKDGAELGLIREAARFADMVLERLLGMGGDIIQQGGTEEDLLEDCTGHVRKLLSATHGEAFQGTQTRITASVHSGSRAALPHGSVTARRPLPGDPIVAGIGCSLGGYHAESGATLVLGEIRPEQRRVMEAMAEAGAATVHALERGWTCSKVNEAALAPIRGAGLADSIRHRIGHGMGVEGHEAPWLAPGDHTPTAPGMVFSCEPGVYRPGLDGWRTIDTLVVGHEMVELASRFQTRHPLETRTLSC from the coding sequence TTGAAGCCCCTTCCCTCTTCCTTCTACGACAACGTCCGCCAGCGACTGCGGGAGCGGGCTCAAGGAAACCGACTCGACGGGCTTCTGCTGCTAGGAGCCGGGAATGTTGGGTACGCGACGGGCTGGCACTTCTCCGTGAACGAGCGCCCTATGGGACTCTGGCTCCCGGTGGATGGCGCAGCGCTTCTCCTCGTGCCTCATCTGGAGCTTGAGAACGCTATGGAGGTGCCCGGGGTTGAGGTACGTACCTACGACGAGTTCCCTGGTGAGCGTCCCCCAGTCCTCTGGATGATCGAGGAGGCAGGTGCGAAGCAGATCGCAGTGGACAGGTTGGACGCCAACCTCCTTGCGCCGGCACGGGCAAGCCTCACCCGACTGGACCTCGTTGACCACGCGAAGCCGGAGCGCGCGGTCAAAGACGGCGCAGAGCTTGGGTTAATACGTGAGGCTGCGCGTTTCGCCGATATGGTCCTAGAGCGACTCCTCGGGATGGGGGGAGACATCATCCAACAAGGCGGAACGGAGGAGGACCTGCTCGAGGACTGCACCGGGCATGTAAGGAAGCTCCTTTCGGCGACCCACGGGGAAGCCTTCCAGGGAACGCAAACACGCATCACGGCATCGGTCCACTCCGGCTCGCGGGCCGCCCTACCGCACGGCTCCGTGACGGCCCGCCGCCCTCTTCCCGGAGACCCCATCGTGGCTGGAATCGGGTGCAGCCTCGGGGGCTACCATGCCGAGAGCGGGGCGACCCTCGTGCTAGGAGAGATTCGCCCCGAGCAACGGCGGGTGATGGAGGCTATGGCCGAGGCTGGCGCTGCCACGGTCCACGCGCTCGAGCGGGGTTGGACTTGCTCCAAGGTGAACGAGGCCGCGCTCGCCCCCATTCGGGGTGCTGGGTTGGCGGACTCGATTCGCCACCGAATCGGCCACGGAATGGGCGTTGAGGGGCACGAGGCGCCTTGGCTGGCACCCGGTGACCACACCCCCACCGCCCCAGGCATGGTCTTCTCGTGTGAGCCCGGCGTGTACCGCCCGGGTTTGGACGGATGGCGTACCATTGATACCCTCGTGGTCGGTCATGAAATGGTTGAGCTGGCGAGCCGCTTCCAGACCCGCCACCCTCTTGAGACTCGAACCCTTTCCTGCTGA
- a CDS encoding pyridoxal phosphate-dependent aminotransferase — translation MSLLTDRLAPRILEEDGAFRTRMLGIAAGLTDVIALGRGDPDFHTPAHIVTAAKAALDANQHHYTGPTGIPELRDAIAADLNSQYGLDYRSDEIVVTAGAQEAIMLTMLGLCSPGDEVLITSPRFTTYDTAVHLCGGTPVPVPTFERDDFALDVAEIEKRITPRTKMFVLVSPNNPTGAVTPPAAIRAIADLAIRHDLIIVADEIYGRMIYTPNEHLSIATLPGMRERTITLNGFSKTYAMTGWRIGYLAAPADLVEALTEPRHTLSINSCTISQHAALAALTGPQEPIDAMMETYGERRSWLMPALTEAGFTYGHPGGAFYIYTNVSSSGLTAPDFCLRLLQEAGVMVFPGTMFGDDSTDYIRISYLQPLPMIQEAVERIASFTSRVRTAS, via the coding sequence ATGAGCCTCCTCACAGATCGCCTGGCCCCCCGTATCCTCGAAGAAGACGGTGCCTTCCGGACCCGCATGCTCGGTATCGCGGCTGGCCTAACCGACGTTATCGCTCTGGGACGAGGTGACCCGGACTTCCACACGCCGGCCCACATCGTGACAGCCGCCAAAGCGGCACTCGACGCCAACCAGCATCACTACACCGGCCCCACAGGGATCCCGGAGCTTCGCGACGCGATCGCCGCGGACCTCAACTCCCAGTACGGGCTCGATTACAGGTCCGATGAGATCGTGGTCACAGCTGGGGCCCAAGAGGCCATCATGCTCACCATGCTGGGTCTCTGTTCACCCGGAGACGAGGTGCTCATTACGAGTCCCCGGTTCACGACCTACGACACGGCGGTTCATCTCTGTGGAGGCACACCCGTACCCGTCCCCACCTTCGAACGGGACGACTTCGCCCTAGATGTGGCAGAAATCGAGAAACGGATCACCCCTCGCACCAAGATGTTCGTGCTGGTGTCCCCCAATAATCCGACTGGAGCCGTGACACCTCCGGCGGCGATCCGGGCGATCGCCGACCTGGCCATAAGGCACGACCTCATCATCGTGGCCGACGAGATTTACGGGCGGATGATCTATACGCCGAATGAGCATCTCTCCATCGCCACGCTTCCCGGCATGCGCGAGAGAACGATCACGCTCAACGGCTTCTCCAAGACATACGCCATGACCGGATGGCGGATCGGGTACCTCGCCGCCCCCGCCGACTTGGTGGAGGCGTTGACCGAACCGCGGCACACCCTCTCAATCAACAGCTGCACCATCAGCCAGCACGCCGCACTGGCGGCGCTCACCGGTCCGCAGGAACCCATCGATGCGATGATGGAGACATACGGCGAACGTCGGAGCTGGCTCATGCCCGCTCTGACCGAGGCTGGCTTCACCTACGGCCACCCCGGAGGAGCCTTCTACATCTACACGAACGTCTCATCTTCGGGGCTCACGGCCCCCGACTTTTGCCTGCGCCTCCTCCAGGAGGCGGGAGTGATGGTCTTCCCGGGGACCATGTTCGGGGACGACAGCACCGACTATATCCGAATCAGCTATCTCCAGCCGCTCCCGATGATCCAGGAGGCGGTTGAACGCATCGCCTCCTTCACCTCCCGCGTCAGAACCGCCTCATGA
- a CDS encoding ABC transporter ATP-binding protein, whose amino-acid sequence MTNDILRVEGLVKRFPIRGGTLNRVVDHVQAVNGVSFTVRRGEVLGLVGESGSGKTTVGRLVLRLAEATAGKVIFDGTNLLELSKRDMRLFRKRMQIIFQDPYASLNPREKVRTVLGHALALHRIGTPESRSERTVELMRKVGLSPAQLDRFPHEFSGGQRQRVGIARALAVNPEFLVADEPVSALDVSIQAQVINLLSDLKDELDLTMLFIAHDLAVVEHICDRVAVMYLGKIMEIAPSGALYDKPNHPYTEALLSAIPVPEPGRARKRTVLTGDIPSAINPPSGCVFRSRCPRAKAICAQETPELKPVGPDHFSACHLTT is encoded by the coding sequence GTGACGAACGACATTCTTCGCGTGGAGGGTCTCGTGAAGCGCTTCCCCATTCGAGGAGGCACGCTTAATCGCGTGGTCGATCATGTCCAGGCAGTGAATGGCGTGTCCTTCACCGTGCGCCGCGGAGAGGTTCTCGGGCTCGTGGGTGAGAGCGGTTCAGGGAAGACTACCGTGGGCCGCCTCGTGCTACGGCTCGCGGAGGCGACCGCGGGTAAGGTGATCTTCGACGGGACGAACCTCCTAGAACTGTCGAAAAGAGACATGCGGCTCTTCCGGAAGCGAATGCAGATCATCTTCCAGGATCCCTACGCGAGCCTGAACCCACGGGAGAAGGTTCGGACAGTCCTCGGACACGCCCTGGCATTGCATCGCATTGGTACGCCCGAGAGCAGGAGCGAGCGTACCGTAGAACTCATGCGCAAGGTAGGGCTCTCTCCCGCTCAATTGGACCGATTTCCCCACGAATTCTCCGGCGGGCAGCGCCAGAGAGTCGGAATCGCTCGAGCTTTGGCGGTAAACCCCGAGTTCTTGGTGGCGGACGAGCCGGTCTCAGCGCTCGATGTGTCCATCCAGGCCCAAGTGATCAACCTCCTGAGTGATCTCAAGGATGAGCTGGACCTAACCATGCTCTTCATTGCCCACGACCTGGCAGTGGTGGAGCACATATGCGATCGGGTAGCCGTGATGTACCTCGGCAAAATCATGGAGATCGCTCCCTCCGGGGCCTTGTACGACAAGCCGAATCATCCGTATACCGAGGCGCTCCTCTCGGCGATCCCGGTGCCGGAGCCCGGCCGCGCTCGGAAGAGGACCGTCCTGACCGGGGACATCCCCAGCGCGATCAACCCTCCCTCCGGATGCGTCTTTCGGAGTAGATGTCCGCGTGCGAAGGCCATCTGCGCACAAGAGACGCCCGAACTGAAGCCGGTCGGCCCGGACCACTTCAGCGCCTGCCACCTAACGACCTGA